The nucleotide window gtgacagttCGTGACCaaacacttttattatttaattgtattctcATGTATCTCCAATAGAAAGACATGAACTTGAATGAGTATCGAACTAAAGGACGTATGAAACCAGGAAACATCTAATTTTAGCAAGTTTTGCATGCATTTGGAGGGTGTCCTTATAGAGTAACACATACTATATGCTTATTACCATGGGAGAAACAACTCGAAAGCATTTGTCGTAATGTTCttccccccacccccaccctaAATGTCATGAACTTCCATTTTTAGGTAAATGAATTTCAAGAAAAGGGGATGAATTTTAACACTAAATACCTGGCGATCGGATATCATGTAAACCAATTCAGATCGGCTAGAACTTTCCATTTATAGTGAAAGTTAATGTGCACTTACAGTATGACAATtcataaaaaattcaacttcatcTGAATAATCTGAATATGCCTTACACAAcaaaagaataagaagaaaggCGAAACTCTGACCAGCTAATTTCTAAAACCACACTACAGCAATGTTGCCAAATTAAATCTATAAAGGAAAATCACTAGGGAGAAGTAAATACCTTCCAAGGTACAAGGTTAACAAGCTCAACATACTTGCCACCCCTTAATGCAGCTAAATCAACACGGCAAGGGCTATAGTCAACCCGAAGATGAACAGGCCAGATATCAAATTTCTGCAACCAAAATCCAGTAAAATCAGCTTCAACTATCAGTCCACATAACTATGGCAGGCTGATCAAGCAACCAGCAAAACCACTCTCAGAATAAAGTTGGTAGGTCCACAGATCAAAGGATTCAAATGAAGGCACCAATAACaagtatttatttgtaaaaaagcAAGTATTTATACAATCAACCATCTTTTTTTGCACTGCAAACGGACAGACCAGCTTTGGAGGATGTTCATCAGCCTGAAAGGGATTAGGTGGGTGAAACCTGGAAGCACTGCAGATGTTCAAAGATGCTGGAATATGGATGGTAATGTGAGCAAGAAGGAAGAAAGATGAAAGATCGTCCCGGCATGCATTTGGTGGTCAATTTGGATTGAGAGGAACAAAAGGTGCTTTGAGGGGACTCAGAACAACATTCATAATCTTAAAATGAATTGTTTAggccttttttatttttggtgtgagCAAAAACTATTAGCTCAAACAGAAgctatttatgatattttaaactttttgtaAGGGACAAAATTGAATTACAAGTTGTAAGTTGTAATACTTTTGAAGGGGAACTACACTTCGGTTGTAGTATACCTGTGGATATATAGAAGTAAAGTTaccattatcaaaaaaaaataaaaacgtgTATTTATGGGCAAGATGAAGCAGCTgtcttttctattttcttttacctTACCTTTTCacaaagataaataaaattatccaACTGCAAGTGTGTAAGTTTACTTGAAAGGAGGCAACTATATGTTTAATATGGCAAAAAAGAACCACTTATTTCTCACCTGAAAATAAGGAAGCAGTGCCTCTTCGATGACTGCATTACCCCCAAATTTAGTTCTCTTTGCTACTATTTCCGATTTACTCagattttgtgaagaactttgggAGGGGGTAACTGCTGGCTTTGTTCCTCCGAAAAAGCTGATGAGAAAATCTAACTGATTTTGATGAAGATGTAAACGCATTGGGAGGAATGCGATTCGTAACCTGAAGATGAAAGCATCATATCAATCCAATCACCAAGTACATACAGACTATCCAAAAGGAATACGGTGAATTCTCTCAACAAGTTTGGGTTGAATTCTTTGGAGAGAATTCTATGAGAAACTTTCTGTTGAACAGCAATGAATGATAAGCTATTCACGTGAGCAAGCAAGAAAATATGTATGTGAAGCATGTAAATCATGAGGAAAGGAAACAGCATGGTACAGTTCACTTATTACAGGAATAGCGCGAAAGAGATTAGAAGTGCCTTCTATATAAAATTTCTCGCACAAGTGCACAATGTAATTTATGCGAATTCACAGCCCAAACATTTTCTAAACATACATGCGAGTGAACAAGGCATAAATAAGGGAAGAGAGAGAGACTGGTCAGTAGGCCTACCTTCTTATATGTACTTTTTTTGGAATAAAGCAACAGATGTTGGGACTTGAAAAGGGGGGTCATATCAACTCGTTACAAACTAGAATAATAAGCTCAAACTGAATGACCATCAAATTACGCCAGATACTCGCATACATTGTAGAGTGACGTATAAGACATCTCTACTTTTTTCCCTCCAGATGGATAAAGTATCTTAAATAAAGTATCTAAAGGAGTCGATTTTGaatcattttatacatttttatctACACATTCTGATATTCTTGGAGAGCTAATAAGAAATTCATAGATACTTGTGCATGCTAGGATCATAGAAAATTTAGTGGGGGAATTTCCCACCATTCTGTATAAGAGCCTCTTTGAACCAGCAACTTCATCAGATAAAAACtgaaaagaggaaaagaaaaggCAGAATACTTTGATAGCCCCTTAAATTTGCCACTAAATTTCATTTAGAAACTTGAACTATTATATGCTTCAATTGATCACCTGAACGCATGATAAAGTTGTTCCTATTTAACAGTTCCGAATCAAATTTTGGAAAAGCGCCTATTACGTATATAAATTAACCATATAAAACATATCAACTCCTTTAATTGTATGCATCAGCTGCAATTGGAACAAGCCTGAGATTTTACAGTCTATTGAGGCTAATGTCTATTAAAGGAGGTGCATATTTTCAGTAGTTAATATACCAACGTAATATAGCTTGTTTGAGCCAGAAGTGTATAATAGGAACACTTTATCATGTATTCAGGTCCTCAATCAGAACAAATTGTAGTTCGGGTATCTAAATGCAAAGTTAAGGGGTTATCAATGTATTCCACTGACCAAAAAAAAGAGTCATACTGCTTTTTGTTTGTCCAAATTTTGTTCTTTGCAAATACTTAAATTGTCATAGTAATTTTCACTATCAAGTCCTGTTGACATCCATTGCCATGCAGTGAGTTTAACAAGAGCAGTGAAATATTTTTCCTCTACTTCGTCGTTCTCTCTAtaaatgtcttttttttctatttttggataaaccaaagaaaatttcataatttgcACCAACCTTTGTAAGtgttctattttctttttttttcaaggaGAGGAGAGATAAAGATTGTGTGTCTGTGTCTATAcaatcatatatcatcattttTACACTGGCCAATAACCTACAAATTCagatacttttatttttgttataatgtAAGTAGGTATTAATTCATGGACGATAGACTAGGTCTTGCTTTCATAACAGGTTATAGTTGGGTTGATGGCTTTGTGAAACCTCAACAGGTCTAATAGTCTTCCACCACCCGAACCCATTTACACTCACCATATTATCACCCATTTTTCCACCTCTAAGGACAAATAATCTGGCGTTTGCATATCTCTCTAACAAGCACATAAGCAGCAGATTAAGCACATCGTGGACAGATACAGTATCtttaagaatataaatatacaatGACACATAAAGGGCCTGATAGGTAGGAAAGGAAAGACATGTGAACTTCTGTGCAAAGTAAACTATACTAAAATAAACCAAGTCAAATGGATTCATAATAGTAAAAGACTAGTCATGAACCTCCCTTTTCTAACTGCTGGgtgaaaataaacaaataaatgtcACCTTGCCTGAAGCCCTATGCTTCTCTGCATCTCAagttttgttgttttgttttttccctTCTTCAAATTCTAAAGAACAAAATCTTAAAACTACTCTCCAGTTACCATTTTTATAACCTAGAACTCTGGCACTTCACTTCTGAGTGGATCCTAATGAAATTATACATGCACACAACAACAActtacccagtgtaatcccacaagtggggtcttgGGAGGGTAGAGTACACGCAGACCTTAGCCCTACCTTGAGAGGTAGAAAGGTTgtttgtttccgatagaccttCGGCTCAATTAAACATATACATGCACATAAAGGGTATATAAAAATATGCTCTCTGACATAAACCGAGCAAATCACAGAGACAGCAAAGTTGCACTGGAAAGAGACATGTGCCAAATTGAGGAAAAGTTCAAGGGAAACAGTGAACGTACCGGTACTCCTCAAGAGGGATAGAAGGATCAGGTCTTACTGCTTCAAGATCCAGCTTAAATGCTTTGGAAGAAGACTTCCTTAAACTGCCTTTTGATTGATAGTACCCCAGCACCTTGATAATCAAACAGAAGAAAGAATTTTAGATCCAGCATAATTGATTGTAAACTATTTGCAATTCCAAATACGTAAAGAAACTTAATATACCAGTTTCCAAGGGGCAGCATTACTGTTGTCTTTAACACAGAAATCATGAACTGTTATGGACTGCCTAGATACCCGAGTTCCACCATCAGGAAAGATGTCATACTGAAATCGCATTCCAGACAGTGTCAGTTCTAAACAAACAGTTGTATCCCTCCCACAAGTTCCTGTAGATTGCTGTGTTTTACTCTGAACATTTTGCCAGTCGGATCCCGCATACAATCTCCAGATAATATTCATGTTATTAAGAACTATGCGACccttaacatttttattttcatcaggTTCACTGAGAATGATAGAAGCCTCAGACTCTGTCAACTCCTGCGAACCAGTTTTTCTGTCGACTTCTGAAACATGATTCTCTAAAATTCTTAAACAGTTGTCCCCATACCATCCAGTACTTCCTCTCAAGTCATCACCACTCCTTAGAGGGCTGGGTGTGTATCTAAGAATATCCTTCGATGACTGATCTGTCAATGCTAGTTCAGACAGAGGACATAGGTCAGACAAGAAATATTCTTCAATAAACTGAGGTAGTTGTTCAGGTGATAATGGAGTCTCACTAGTTTCTTGTCCACCTACTGGAACTGAGCATGTGAGAGGCGAGCTATTCAAAAACCTTGGAGAGTCTTCATTACTATAGTAAAATGTCTCGCCAATGAAACTATTATTAGGTGACAGGTAAATGGGTGATTCAAGATGATCAGCTTGGTCATCCTCCTCATGGTTCAATTGAAATGCATCTTCACATATTTCATCCATCAAGTTGATATTACCGCATTTGCTACTTACATCACCAGTCATAGGCTGCATATCAGAAGTTGATGCTACAGAATCCACGTCAAAAGTGCATAATTCTTTCCCCTCACGTGCCTGCTGAACATTATTCCACCTTGTCTGCAAGTGAACCACAGATTCTTCCAGGTCAGGGGCAAAAAGCTGTTGCATTTGAGCAGCTAAACGTGTCAATCCACTAGCTGTATCATGGCAAGTGTTCAGAACAATCTGTGACTCTGAACAATCAATTTCCCAAAGAGCCCCAGTTTCAGAACTGATTCTTAAAAGAGCTTCAACATCTGCCCCTTGAGCAACTTTAACATATCCAGTCTTGCGAAGATGCTCCACACTGTAGACACTGCCAGCACAGTTCGGTGCATGCACAGCAGAAAGAAGCAGACCCAGATCCTGCACAGTAATTTTGTAATCCCTGATAACAGAATCAGCAAAAGTTGTACTGGAAAACCTCAAGGAAGATGCAGCCAACAGACATGCTACATACTGCTCATCTATTGCTTCCTCACAATTGGGAGAACTTGACTGAGAATCAGCGCGTCCATGCATCGTCAATTTATTTAGGTATGGCTCGTAACTCAAGGCAATGTCTATCAAGCTAAGGATAAAAGAAGATTCAAAAGGGACACTAGTTTCACCCTCTTTCTGCACATTACTATCACATTCTTGTGTAGCTTCAGGAGAGGGTAAAGcgaaaaaggagaaaattgtGTCAAACCAATCCAAGCGTCCACCAACTGCAACAACAGTGCCGCACCGGACAGTGATGGACACGGCACTGCTCTGTGGATCTTGAAAGTGGATAATATCTAAACCTGACAACTTAGAAGATAATACATTTGAACCTTCTCCATCACCACGGCTGCTGGAAGAGTCATTGATGGAGATGAGGAGAAACTTTTCACTTGGGACCCCTGTAACTGAACCCCACAAGTTGCCCTCACCATGGGTCACCCAGAGAAAGCTAGAACCATTTGTTCCTCCAACATCTGCAACAGATAATAGACCAAAGTTCCGAAGTTCCAGTGTAAAGCTATGCCAAGAACCAGTAATTTCATTCTGTAGTGAACCCTTATTATTCTTCTCCATGGCTTCCTCATTAATTAATATGGTTACAGAATCACATTCAACAAGGACTGATGACTGAGAGGCAGCAGTCACTTTTTCAGTATCAACAAGATTTAAGTCCAGTCCTGATAACCTATCAATCACCTGACTCACAATATCATTTAATTTCAGAAATTCTGATTTGCTTAAAGCAATTGTAATGGGAGATAAATGTGCATGAATGCAGAATTCAGAGCTTATAATCATTTCTTGTCGAATATTATCAACGTCCCCAGAATCCTTGACAGTGGTTACAGACGAAAAGTCATATCCTTTTCCTCTGAACTTCTCTAAGCACCTTGCATTCTCTGAACAAGCAAGCTGTCTGGCTCTCTTCATTATCCAAGGACCAGTCCTGGCACAGTCCTGCCAAGAAAAGGTAACAACAGAAGGCCCTCTTCCATTTGATGTGGTCATTAATTTCTGAGTTGAAAGTCTATACTTTAGAACACTTCCACAGGTATTTTCAACATTCTCTCCAGACAATGGTGTGATTAAGTTGACTTCAAGCTTCCCAAAATTCAAGGACAAAGAGCACAATTTAGCCACAGAATTTCGACTTTTAGAACTAGTAGCAGAACATTTTTTAGTTGCATGGCTTGCTTTGTCCCCAGGAGCTGATGGTGAAGAAACATCAAGGGAAATAAACTGTTGCCAACAGTAATAGCTCCTAAAATCTTCACCTTTTCCACAAGGAAAAGCCAATATAATCCTGGCAGTTGGAAGAGATACAGTGCCCCTGAAACTTTCTTGTTCTGAACTTCTTCTAGTATCAGAGCAAGGGCTAGTCCTTCCATTCCCTTTGGATGAAGCCATACACCTATCCTCATGGGCCAGAGTGCTAGATGTTTCAATAGGAACctcaattttcttgaaaaattctGAGATTTCAGTTAACAAATTAAAGTTTACCCAGAAAACAAATGGTGGAAACTTCAATGAAAAAGATGTTGGCCCAACAAATGAGTTTCCTGAAGAACTTATTGTGGCTTGGCAGAGGCTAGCACCAAAAGTTTTAAGCAATTCTACCTGCACCCCATCGTCAGCAAAAAGACTTATTTTCTTCCTTGGATGGGGGAACCCATCAGTAAAATTCATCCCTAATGGATTAGGAGCAGCAGATGCACTCTGATTATCCAGATCAACATTCTTGGTGGACCAATCAAGAGGTGGGATGGCAGTTTGAACTGcatcttgaatttttttgatgttattatATGTACGCAATTTGAAATCAACTGTGTCATCCTCTCTTGAGAAGTGATCAGTAAGTGCCACATGCTGAACTGTAGCTTCAAAATTCACTTCCTGGCGCTGTACCTATTAAGCCTTAATGTTTTTAAAGTTAATAGAGGCTACTAAATGTCCAATAAAGCAGTGCCAGAAGCAAATCAACAACAAAGACATAAAACATTACCTGCAATACCAGAAGCAAATCTTGAAAACTTGCACTTATATAATGAACATAAAAACCAGTATTCCCTTTATCAGCATCCACGGTGCAGCGATGTCTCTCTTCCTcatcaataaaagaaaaaagaagagatacTTTGGCAACTGTTGCCCTAATATTGGTTTCAAGATGCTGCTGATCTGTAGTGaattcaaaagaaataaaatcagTTTCCTGACAAGGGGATGAGGTAAAATACTAAGCAGTAATTACTGAGGTCCCCACTAAAGTGACTTAAACAATTTCAATGACTTCCTTCACTTTCTGAAATAAGTAATATACATTGAGCTGTATAATCCACCCAATTAGAGTGGAAACAGAaaagattaaatataaaaataaatgggAAATACAAAATGACTAAAGTGTCAGCTCAGTGTAACCATCTTAAgagataaaaatgaatttgcaGTTTGAGCTCCTCTCTGTACTTGGTATGTATATTTTCTTCACTAAGCATGTATTAGCTTTGTGTACAATAACTTTTGCAATGTCTAGAACACTCTGTTCTGAATGCCACTGGTTTATATGAACCATTTCGACACAGACATAACTAATCACAAGGCAGATCAGCACATTTTCTGCTAGGGTGAAACTAGAATAAAATGTTGTGTGTTTGTGCATATTGGGCCCAAAAAACATACCAGAAGGAACAAGCAACGATCCAGAAGCAAGGTTAGAAGCAGCAGTTATTGCACTAAAAACAGAACAAGTCCAATTCCACATCCCACTGTTTCCTAAAGCTGACTGTGAGTTTCTCAGACCATCAAAGCATTCAAAAAACTGGTGCACGCTGCAAGATACAACATAAGAACATAAGGAcatattgtattttaaaagaACATAAGGAGAAATCAGCATAAGGAGATCTTGCTGCCGTTAACAATTTGTTGTGACGCTTTTTTTTAATCAGGTAGAACATACTTCATTCATAAACATGGCCAAAAACTGGCAGTATACAAGGGGACAATTTGTTGTGATGTTATCAGTATAGGAAGTTGAAGACTCCAAATGTTGAAGCAAAAGTACTGCATAAAGCTTCCACATCCAACTTAACATCAAAATGATTACTGTAAAGAGCTAGTATTGACTTGTGTGACCATCTTATCTAAAAACTTAAGTGATTAGAGAAAGCACACTTTTCCTCACATAATTATGTCTTTAACATGCCCCCTCACATGGGATTTGACTATTGTTGTTGGATCAAACACGTGGCTTCGGACCTCCACCTACTCTGatatatattaaattgtttGACCATCTAATCTTAAAGCTCAATCCGCTATAGAGAGCacacttttcaattcattaattaTGTCTTAAACAACTAATATAGAGGTAAAGCTGAAAGAGCGCAAAATTTTTTAAAGACTAAACTATTCAAGGCCAACACCTCGTTAATCAAATATTATGAGAGTTCAATTCCTACAAGACATTGAAAAGGGTTGAAGCAACTAAAGGCAGatcatttattatgttttcCCCGAGATGCATGTTGTTACAGAAAGCACATGAAACTTAGCAGCATGTCAAAACGTTTGTATTTCTTTAGTCATAACATACAAACACTCATGAACTCCCACTAGAATTATCATAATCTATAGGTGCTACTGCATGATAAGTAAAATGCAAAAGGGTATCAACCTTTCCCCAAAGTCTGGTTCCTCTTCGTCATTGACTTTTCGGCTTCTACTCACCCAGTCCGATATAAGACGGGACTCAGACAGCAAAGCTTCCCTCACTGGTTCACTCTCGAATGCACATTCAGCAGAAATTGCTTTAGAACCTGGAAGCACCTCATCCAAACTGAGCATAGAAGTATCTGCTTTTGTTGAATCACAAGTCATTACTGAATTACAGGGGGGAAATTCTGTATCCTTCTTCTGACCCGTGTCTTTCAAAATTCCCCACAAATGTATTAGGCATCTGATGCTACTAGGTTGAAGTTTGATTACCAGAGGATCAATAGAAGCATCTACCTCCACTTCGCGGATATCTAAGGAACCATTTCTCCAAGGTATAGTCAATTTTAGGTTCCCAGAAAGTCCGCCTCTTTCCCCGGTTATTATAGGAGTTGTGACATTTGGTGAACAGTTTCTTGACCACTCACCTGTAGATGTTCCTGAAGCACATGGATTTGGTGTCTCATCAACAACCTCATCAATTTGAAGGAATTCAAGAACTGCTCCactaaatttgataaaatttgtCATTTGAGTCAACCCCAAAAGGTTAGCATCCGCTGCTTCAGTATCCAAAGAATCCCCTTCCGAGATGCATGTCCCACATACTACTTCACTTACTCTTAATACTAAGGTTCTGCAAAGCCCTCTCTGTTTTTCCTCACCTAAACAGGGATCAAATACTATGATCAATTTTCTAACTTCTACATTCAACCTAGTGAGAAACCATTTAACCATTTTAGCAATGGTCTTGACCCCTTCATGAACATCAAAAGCAGTTGTTTTAGCCCCACAATCATCAACAGCAACATCCTTACGGTTTCCCGAATCTTGGTTCACCGAAGCAGCACCATCTTGAGTTGAAAGACAATTTCCAAATGTGCTTCGAGAAAAGGTTGCCTCAGGAGCAAGCACAAGCTCAAGTTCATCCACCTCTATCCGAAAGCCATCCCCTTTCCAGGGCATTTTCATAAGCAGAGAGCCGATTGATCCTTCTTGAACATATACAGCTGCTGCGGAACCAAACTGAAAAATGCAACAGTGTCATAATCAGTAAAAATCAAACATTTCTTTGGCTAAGACAGGAAGATGTAGCGGGTTGGAGATGGGCAGGAAAGAGATTCAAATATACCTAGGTCGAGTATTAATGATGCTTTAGTACCACTAGTTAGATAAAGTGAGTAACATATGATGTTGTTTCTCCAACCNccccccccccccccaaaagaaaaaaaaggtttcAGGGAGAATGTCCAACAGGCAATAAAATCCATAGAAAATAGGTGAAAATCAGGAATGGCTAACATATATGCAGATCAGGAACACTCCCATGAAGTACCTCAAATCAGCAAGCTACAGGTGAATGGCGTTAGCATGTTACTTCCACGTAAGAAACACCTAAAACCTTGAAACCTTCTCTGGCAGCCAAAGAATCCGACTTTCTAGcctaaaaaaatatcataacttaatttttaaattatagaaCACTTCTATTTTCAGACAATTCACCAACCAAATTATGATACGCCTccaaagagaaagagttatagCTAAAAGGAAAAATGTGGACCTCAAGATGGAGATCGAGACTATTGCCCTGCACTTCCAGAAAGCAGGGAAAAATATATTGAGTTCAAGGGATGATTTTGAATCCTATTACCTCGACTTCAACAAGGCTCATCGGGCAGGAGTAAcccttagaagaagaagaaataaaatattgtctGTCCTTATACTTTTCCTCCATTTTTTGGGACAGGGGGTTA belongs to Solanum stenotomum isolate F172 chromosome 1, ASM1918654v1, whole genome shotgun sequence and includes:
- the LOC125841118 gene encoding autophagy-related protein 2; protein product: MWKFARSAEKLFSRWAIKRFCKFWLKKKLGKFILGDIDLDQLDVQARAGIIQLSDLALNVDYLNQKFGSAAAVYVQEGSIGSLLMKMPWKGDGFRIEVDELELVLAPEATFSRSTFGNCLSTQDGAASVNQDSGNRKDVAVDDCGAKTTAFDVHEGVKTIAKMVKWFLTRLNVEVRKLIIVFDPCLGEEKQRGLCRTLVLRVSEVVCGTCISEGDSLDTEAADANLLGLTQMTNFIKFSGAVLEFLQIDEVVDETPNPCASGTSTGEWSRNCSPNVTTPIITGERGGLSGNLKLTIPWRNGSLDIREVEVDASIDPLVIKLQPSSIRCLIHLWGILKDTGQKKDTEFPPCNSVMTCDSTKADTSMLSLDEVLPGSKAISAECAFESEPVREALLSESRLISDWVSRSRKVNDEEEPDFGESVHQFFECFDGLRNSQSALGNSGMWNWTCSVFSAITAASNLASGSLLVPSDQQHLETNIRATVAKVSLLFSFIDEEERHRCTVDADKGNTGFYVHYISASFQDLLLVLQVQRQEVNFEATVQHVALTDHFSREDDTVDFKLRTYNNIKKIQDAVQTAIPPLDWSTKNVDLDNQSASAAPNPLGMNFTDGFPHPRKKISLFADDGVQVELLKTFGASLCQATISSSGNSFVGPTSFSLKFPPFVFWVNFNLLTEISEFFKKIEVPIETSSTLAHEDRCMASSKGNGRTSPCSDTRRSSEQESFRGTVSLPTARIILAFPCGKGEDFRSYYCWQQFISLDVSSPSAPGDKASHATKKCSATSSKSRNSVAKLCSLSLNFGKLEVNLITPLSGENVENTCGSVLKYRLSTQKLMTTSNGRGPSVVTFSWQDCARTGPWIMKRARQLACSENARCLEKFRGKGYDFSSVTTVKDSGDVDNIRQEMIISSEFCIHAHLSPITIALSKSEFLKLNDIVSQVIDRLSGLDLNLVDTEKVTAASQSSVLVECDSVTILINEEAMEKNNKGSLQNEITGSWHSFTLELRNFGLLSVADVGGTNGSSFLWVTHGEGNLWGSVTGVPSEKFLLISINDSSSSRGDGEGSNVLSSKLSGLDIIHFQDPQSSAVSITVRCGTVVAVGGRLDWFDTIFSFFALPSPEATQECDSNVQKEGETSVPFESSFILSLIDIALSYEPYLNKLTMHGRADSQSSSPNCEEAIDEQYVACLLAASSLRFSSTTFADSVIRDYKITVQDLGLLLSAVHAPNCAGSVYSVEHLRKTGYVKVAQGADVEALLRISSETGALWEIDCSESQIVLNTCHDTASGLTRLAAQMQQLFAPDLEESVVHLQTRWNNVQQAREGKELCTFDVDSVASTSDMQPMTGDVSSKCGNINLMDEICEDAFQLNHEEDDQADHLESPIYLSPNNSFIGETFYYSNEDSPRFLNSSPLTCSVPVGGQETSETPLSPEQLPQFIEEYFLSDLCPLSELALTDQSSKDILRYTPSPLRSGDDLRGSTGWYGDNCLRILENHVSEVDRKTGSQELTESEASIILSEPDENKNVKGRIVLNNMNIIWRLYAGSDWQNVQSKTQQSTGTCGRDTTVCLELTLSGMRFQYDIFPDGGTRVSRQSITVHDFCVKDNSNAAPWKLVLGYYQSKGSLRKSSSKAFKLDLEAVRPDPSIPLEEYRLRIAFLPMRLHLHQNQLDFLISFFGGTKPAVTPSQSSSQNLSKSEIVAKRTKFGGNAVIEEALLPYFQKFDIWPVHLRVDYSPCRVDLAALRGGKYVELVNLVPWKGVDLHLKHVQALGVYGWSGIGEIIVGEWLEDISQNQIHKLLKGLPPIRSLVAVGSSAAKLVSLPVKSYKKDQKLLKGMQRGTIAFLRSISLEAIGLGVHLAAGAHEILLQAEYILTSVPPSVTWPVQSGGNTSVRFNQPRDSRQGIQQAYESMSDGFSKSASALIRTPIKRYQRGAGMGSAFATAVQAAPAAAIAPASATARAVHCALLGVRNSLNPERKKESLEKYLGTNPSQQYM